From a region of the Coprococcus comes ATCC 27758 genome:
- a CDS encoding response regulator transcription factor codes for MAKILVCDDDKDIVEAIDIYLTQEGYEVLKAYDGDEAIKVLKRNEVDLLIMDVMMPRLDGIRATLKIRENMSLPIIILSAKSEDADKILGLNIGADDYMTKPFNPLELVARVKSQLRRYTQLGSTARSDNQSEFRTGGLVIRDDLKEVTVDGEKVKLTPIEYNILLLLVKNQGKVFSINQIYENIWNEEAIGADNTVAVHIRHIREKIEINPKEPRYLKVVWGVGYKVEKIG; via the coding sequence ATGGCGAAAATATTAGTATGTGATGATGATAAAGACATTGTAGAAGCAATAGATATTTACCTGACGCAGGAAGGATACGAAGTCCTGAAGGCGTATGATGGCGACGAAGCGATCAAGGTATTGAAAAGAAATGAAGTTGATCTTCTGATCATGGATGTGATGATGCCGCGGCTGGACGGAATCCGGGCGACACTCAAGATCCGGGAAAACATGAGCCTCCCGATTATTATTTTATCCGCCAAATCAGAGGATGCGGACAAGATTTTAGGACTGAATATCGGTGCAGATGATTACATGACCAAACCGTTCAATCCGTTGGAGCTGGTAGCAAGGGTAAAATCCCAGCTCAGACGTTACACCCAGCTTGGAAGTACGGCGAGATCTGACAACCAGAGTGAGTTCCGGACCGGGGGACTTGTGATCAGGGATGATCTGAAAGAAGTGACTGTGGACGGCGAAAAAGTGAAGCTGACACCGATTGAATACAATATATTACTGTTACTCGTTAAAAATCAGGGAAAGGTGTTCTCTATCAATCAGATTTACGAAAATATCTGGAATGAAGAAGCAATCGGAGCGGACAATACCGTTGCCGTACATATCCGCCATATTCGGGAGAAAATCGAAATCAATCCGAAAGAGCCACGTTACCTGAAGGTAGTATGGGGTGTCGGATATAAGGTAGAGAAGATCGGTTAG